In Hyperolius riggenbachi isolate aHypRig1 chromosome 1, aHypRig1.pri, whole genome shotgun sequence, the genomic window CTTCCCCAAAACATAAATGAGTCTCCTGCATGTTTCACAGTAGATGTGTTCTTTTCTTTGAAagatttattttttctccttgtTGCAGACATAGACCTGGAGGTCTATGTCTGCAacaaggagaaaaaataaatctTTCAAAGAAAAGAACACATCTACTGTGAAACATGCAGGAAACTCATTTATGTTTTGGGGAAGCTTTGCTGTGTCTGGCATGAATGCCTTTACCAGATGATTTTGGCGCAGCGCTGCATGCCTGATTTGTGCGCTACAAAAATTAGTAAAAAGAGATATCTGGCCGCCAGCAATATTTGCTACAATtttaagggggaatagtaattagcaaggGCCCagagtttgtgcaggagcagggtgagccgtttttaAATGAATGAACAGGTTGCAGCCCACTGTACTCTTGACATGCTCAGTTTGCATGAAAATGTACACATGGGAACACACTAGCATTTTGCCTTGTGATTTCACATTTTCATGCATGATTTTCCACATACAGAAATGATTTTCCATATCACAGTGAAATACCGTACATTGTAACTGGGAACGCAAGtgtcgtgcagaaaaaaaaaagtagaaagttTGATTTTAAAATGCAGAACAAAATGAGCAAACCTAAAGAATTTCTGATTCCCCAGCGGGCCATTGATTTCAATGATGAGAGCTTTGGTGCACATTTTGACGCATGCATTAATATGCGGGAAAatcgtgtgttccctgccttatatGCCAAGAAAGAAAATCCATCAAGATGGCCTTGCTTTTTCATATATTTACATTATCTTTGATCTTCTCAAATGTaacttcaaaaaaaaaacaaaaaaaaaaaacatggcgttTGATTGCCTTTAACTGCCCACATTTTATGCCTCCAACTCTAACCTACACTAAGATTCTCCCCATCTAGACATCACCTACACGCGTTCTCCACCCACCCTTTCCAATCCGCAAGGTAAGTCTTCCCCCAACTTTTTTCACTCTCTGACTTGTGACAGCATTTTTAGTATTCTAATGACCTTAGTCTGTATATTGTTAAATTATAGTGGATTAATTACAAGCAGGAGAAAACTGtgactgcacagtcagagaagagGTAAAGTGCACTGTGATTGCACAGACAGAGAAGAGTAAAGTGCACTGTGATTGCACAGACAGAGAAGAGGTAAAGTAAACTGtgactgcacagtcagagaagagGTAAAGTGCACTGTGAATGCACAGACAGAGAAGAGGTAAAGTGCACTGTGACTGCACAGACAGAGAAGAGGTAAAGTGCACAGtgactgcacagacagagcagaggTAAAGTGCACAGtgactgcacagacagagcagaggTAAAGTGAACAGtgactgcacagacagagcagaggTAAAGTGCACTGtgactgcacagacagagcagaggTAAAGTGCACAGTGACTGCACATGCAAAGCAGAGGTAAAGTGCACAGTGActgcacaggcagagcagagataaaGTGCACTGtgactgcacagacagagcagaggTAAAGTGCACTTTGACTGCACAGACAAAGCAGAGGTAAAGTGCACAGTGActgcacaggcagagcagagataaaGTGCACTGtgactgcacagacagagcagaggTAAAGTGCACTTtcactgcacagacagagcagaggTTAAGCACAGTGTGACTGCACAGACAGAGAAAAAGTGCAGTACAATTGTAAAGCAGTTATAGAATACCTGAAAAATATCTATGGTTCCTGGTAAAATGAATTCCCATTGATATTATTGCTTTTGTACACTGCTAAAGAAGAATTAAATATTTAGTTTGTCAGTTTAGTGAGTTTTACTTATTGTTTTGTTGTCCGAGTCCTTTTTGATAACACCCAATTTCACATTAAGTCTTCTTATGCCATGTTGAGCCCTTTAGATATAGCCCAGTGCCTTTACCAGATTTAAAATACTACAATGTTTacaccatttttatttttcagcagtCTCCACTCTAGCAATGTCTACTATTTCTTCTGCCATGAAGAACAACCTCTAACATGTTTTCCCTTTACAGGAAGTTTGTTCACTGCTCCTGTGGTTGGTCATTTCTGCTGCTGTCTGGATTTGTTTTGCTGGTGTCTTTGGTTCCCATTGGCCGTCCGCTGCTATGCCTCATGCATCTCACAAGACTTGGAATAACTTCTGCACTGTGTCAAGGTGTTCCCTATCTATTTCAGCTCTTGGAGGATCTTACTGGTTCCTGTGAGCAGCCAATGGCACCGGGCACACTGTTTCTTCCACGCTTGGAAACTAGTCAAGCCTGCCAAGATGAAGGGCACCAATGGCAAGGTTATCATATTTCTCCACAAACATTTACCCTTACCCTATGTAGCCTTTCTATGGCTGAAGAGCTAGCAGTGTTTGTACGCTACCTACGGAGAGGATACCCAGCTCGTACTGCTCTGCGCTTAGTCTTTTTGCTGAATGCCAGTCTTCTGGGCCTTTACAACTTACTTTTGATATGCACAGCTCTCTATACATCCAGCTACACACAGAGCGTGGTGGGTGCAGCTGTGGGAACCTTACTTTGGCACCTTACTTACCGCTGCTGGTACCGCACACGCTACTCACCTGGGCCACCCGGGCATGGAATGTTTCCCAGAATTGcaggaggcaaaaataaactggaATAACAAACTTCTCAAGAATTTATCTGGAATGTACCCTATTCTTGGCCTGTGCCTGTCAGTATACTGTAACTTCCTGCTCAAGCTTGACAGGAATACACTTCTGAAATACAAACATTGTATTTCTAATTATTATAGTTGCTCAAGAAGACTTGAAACCATTCTTACTCATCAACAGCTAACTACTGTATATTTATAGAATATATGCTATATCTGAGCATTAATAGGCGTTGGTAAAGCCAATAGTCAAGAGGCACTGAGGTCACTCTACAGTCATCCAAATATGTTCTTAATCTTGTAACTTTGTAAGTGGTACACAGGAAATAAAGGACAGGAGACAGAAGACTGTGAGCGTTTACTCCATAGGGGAGAAAAAGGCAGAAAGCCTTCCTGATGACTTAAGGGGCCcattaaaggtgcaatttttagtGACCGACCGTATTTTCAATCAGATCAAAAGAAAACATAAACATGTAAATAACTGATTCACCCTATTAAAGGATCAAATTTATTCCTGATATTGAAACCAGTTGTgatcatataaaaaataaatctgtCATCCCAGTTGACCAGTTCTTtaaactttaaaggaccactattgcaaaaaaagtaggcaattaaaacctgacagaaccaacagttttgggctagtctatctcttcatgggggattctcatggttttctttgttttcaacagcatttcctgaacagcagttgcaaagtctaactgacaaaatattgtgcaagtgagtagggaggctggcatcttactttttggcaattaaactgctgttcagggaatgctgttgaaaacaaggaAATCtccaagaatcccccatgaggagatcgactggcccaaaacctgtcggttcggtcagattgtaactgcctacttttttcgtgatagtggtcctttaaggaaacaATCAATAATACAAATCATTCAAGATTGATTGggcccaccagcttctctggtttcACCCGAAAATATAATTGAAAACACAATGTTCaataaaaattgtaccgttaattggCAGCTGTATTGTTTTGCAGAATGTTGAGCAACAAGAGTTGAAACTGACCTGAAGATTTTACCTGTATTGTTTAATTAGACTGGCATACACTCATAACTATAGAAAATGATGCACTGTGGTTAATGTGTCATGTGACAATGTTAAAAGAGAGAGGCTGATGGTATGTCCAGGGCTGCCATACTCTGGTATAAGTTTGTGGTCAAACTAAAGCTTGTTATatgaatttaaagtgtacctgagccaaagctcgggtacaaaatgagatacttacctaaagagagggaagccccaggatcctattgaggcttctctctGTATTCTGATGTCCCCAGTTGATGAGCGCGGCCCTCCGAAAGATTAGCAAAAAAGCATTGTCGCGAATGATATCGGAGCCGAGCAGCTCCTTTTCCTGCAGCCTAGACATGTGGTAGGTGTGGCCatgcctgcacatgtgcagttagcCAGGACCGCTCGTGTATGAGCAGCAATGCTCGCACAGCCCCGATCTGGAGGAGAGCCGCGCTCAGCgaagggggacatcagagcaccgagggaagcctcaataggatcctgaggcttccctctctttaggtaagtatctcattctgacaccgagctttggctcgggatcactttaaggctagtttcacactggggtgttGAATTTAATTGCATTGCGTTATAATGTACACATAACACAACCAAAAACATTTGCGGTGGGATGCAATGTAATGCACGCAAATAAGCAATTGACCAAtgtgcacagtggcgtagctaaggagctgtgggccccgatgcaagttttacaatggggacccccaagcactctatacataacaattgatacagctcaccaaaactagccaatggcagctacagtgtcagaagtgctagcaggggatggggaacagtttgttaatgattacctctatttaaagtatctatggaagtgattattatgagcacaggaccaatagagagctaatactgtagttgagggagggcccttcggggccccgatgcagtctcaacttctgcaacccctattgctactcccctaAATGTGCACCTTCGTTGACTAGCATTGTGCAGGTCTCCATGAgtgctctgcactgtatgttttgCGTTGTAACAACAGAATCTGTTGCATCACAGCACAGCTGATAAGGTGTGAACTGCGCTAAACCGTGTCCGTTACAGCGCAAACATGTAAAGGTACCCTTCGCTTTCATTGCAAATTGCTATTAAAATAAATAAGTGCTGCATAAGTATTTTTGGAATTTCGTagtattaaaaatgtgttttattttgcAGTCAAAGTTTCCGTTGCAGACTTTTGCTCGCGTTACATCTATAACATATTTACAGTATGGACTATTCAAAGCCCAAAACTGCAAAATGAgttagctgcacagagcaggaatcTTGGCTACTTATTTTCGACACATGGATTGTTCCAGAGATTAGCTACAGGCTGTATTATTCCCATCTGACAATCTATGTTAGGAATGGAgatgaacgatcaaggagacaaataatttctccttgcaatcaaatttcatgtaaatgataTGCAGCGTGATGATATTGGACCAGTCAGACTTCttgtcaatttttattggtccaagttcaagctgtaTAACATTTACATGACGTTTGAATGCAATGGGAAATTATTTATCATGGATTATTACTAGTTAGGAACACTTTGGAATTGTGAACAAGCTAAAATGAGCTGAAATGTGGGCATTGCTTTTGACTCAAGGTTAGCTTTAGGCCTGTAGTGCCATATTTTCTCTTTGtgcttctttttttattttgaggaCCATGTATTGCACATGTCAAATTAGCTCGTCATAATACAATAAAACAGATCAATAGTTTGCATAGCAACAAGATTGGTCAATATTTCTGCATCCACAGAATTATGCCAAATGTAAAAATGTGTGCTTAGCCACCATGAAAAAAGAAAGTTAATGCAAACCACCTCCTTAGATATTcttctaaaataataaaaaaatgtagtgcaagtaacacacaaaaaataaaaatactatacATTTTTCTTGCAGATAATAGTAAATATTGGTTAATTAGTAATGCACTGTGTTTTTTGCATTTCACACCCATACTTTttgtaataaatatgttaaaattactTGGCTATCAAGCTAATGTAGTGCCATTTTTTGCTGACACAGTGAAATTTTAGCTGTCCAGACATCACCCCCATACCATTATCACACAATGAGGGAGTAAAGGGGAGATGTGAAGAGCCACAAACCAGTCGTTCCTAatcagcacagatcacctgacccagcCATTCTCCTCCCTGTGTTGGTAAGGGAATAActatttgtggccagcactgcagctacagcaAAGAGTCATAATGATAGGAATCTACATCAGCTGCAATGCTGGCCACACAGAGCTAATCTGTCAGCAGCATACAAAGTAGCTGGAGAACAGGAGTGGCTCTCTAGCTGGGAACATCCACT contains:
- the FITM1 gene encoding fat storage-inducing transmembrane protein 1, coding for MTSLSLTCAAASAMSAFINCLCALVCICSELCARVVGSVCMRRGYHLWLAAVVSMIPFLQGLSNPRSIFSNPNNFFNVKFVHCSCGWSFLLLSGFVLLVSLVPIGRPLLCLMHLTRLGITSALCQGVPYLFQLLEDLTGSCEQPMAPGTLFLPRLETSQACQDEGHQWQGYHISPQTFTLTLCSLSMAEELAVFVRYLRRGYPARTALRLVFLLNASLLGLYNLLLICTALYTSSYTQSVVGAAVGTLLWHLTYRCWYRTRYSPGPPGHGMFPRIAGGKNKLE